Proteins encoded by one window of Lutibacter sp. A64:
- a CDS encoding serine hydrolase domain-containing protein, with the protein MKKILKFGILPLLIIIIAVIIFNYSRLNIITGFSAKSVCSCTFEAGRDLASIEVGDNGFSPINLAKNTINNEEKSVTSTVFGLKPRKAIYKEGVGCVLLPKGNENVKFKPNRKITTKNLPYPYGNLPQKDTLFNNVNYKALNTAVANAFDKPEDTIKRTRAVVVIYKNQIIAEKYAPGFTNETKLLGWSMTKSIASAVLGILEKQGKINVNTTNLFPEWENDERSKISLNNLLQMNSGLEWVEDYNTISDVTKMLFLAEDMTKIQLEKPLKSKPNESWNYSSGTTNLLSGFIRNQFKTHQEYLDFWYAELIDKIGMNSMVIETDISGNYIASSYGWATARDWAKFGLLYLNEGNWNGEQILNKSWVDYTKTPTNTSNGRYGAQFWLNAGGVYSNVPKDLFSCNGYQGQHVFIIPSKDVVVVKFGLTEHPDFNLDTFLSEILVAIE; encoded by the coding sequence ATGAAAAAAATACTAAAATTTGGAATACTTCCTTTGCTAATTATAATTATTGCTGTTATAATTTTTAATTATTCGCGTTTAAATATAATTACTGGTTTTTCAGCAAAAAGCGTTTGTTCTTGTACGTTTGAAGCTGGTAGAGATTTAGCTTCAATTGAGGTTGGGGATAACGGATTTAGCCCAATAAATTTGGCTAAAAATACTATTAATAATGAAGAGAAATCAGTTACGTCAACAGTGTTTGGGTTAAAACCAAGAAAGGCAATATATAAAGAGGGTGTTGGTTGTGTATTGCTTCCAAAGGGAAATGAAAATGTGAAATTTAAGCCTAATAGAAAAATTACAACTAAAAATTTACCATATCCTTATGGAAATTTACCTCAAAAAGATACTTTATTTAATAATGTAAATTATAAGGCTTTAAATACTGCTGTAGCTAATGCTTTTGATAAACCAGAGGATACCATTAAAAGAACACGTGCGGTTGTAGTAATTTATAAAAACCAGATAATTGCAGAAAAATATGCACCTGGATTTACAAATGAAACAAAATTATTGGGTTGGTCTATGACAAAAAGTATTGCAAGTGCTGTTTTAGGTATTTTGGAAAAACAAGGTAAAATTAATGTAAATACTACCAATTTATTTCCGGAATGGGAAAATGACGAACGTTCAAAGATTTCGTTAAATAATTTATTGCAAATGAATAGTGGTTTGGAGTGGGTTGAAGATTACAATACTATTTCAGATGTTACAAAGATGTTGTTTTTAGCTGAAGATATGACTAAAATACAACTTGAAAAACCTTTAAAAAGTAAACCTAACGAAAGTTGGAATTATTCTTCTGGAACTACAAACTTACTTTCTGGATTTATTAGAAATCAGTTTAAAACACACCAAGAATATTTAGATTTCTGGTATGCAGAACTAATAGATAAAATTGGAATGAATTCTATGGTAATTGAAACCGATATTTCAGGAAATTATATTGCTTCTTCTTATGGTTGGGCTACTGCGCGCGATTGGGCAAAATTTGGACTTTTATATTTAAATGAAGGGAATTGGAATGGGGAGCAGATATTAAATAAATCTTGGGTAGATTATACCAAAACTCCTACTAATACTTCAAATGGGAGATATGGAGCGCAATTTTGGTTAAATGCTGGAGGTGTATATTCGAATGTACCAAAAGATTTGTTTTCTTGTAACGGTTATCAAGGGCAGCATGTGTTTATAATTCCTTCAAAAGATGTTGTTGTTGTTAAGTTTGGTTTGACTGAGCATCCAGATTTTAATTTAGATACTTTTTTAAGTGAAATTTTAGTGGCAATTGAATAG
- a CDS encoding HlyD family secretion protein, whose protein sequence is MNNYKILLLILAVTSSLLSCNNNERADGYGNFEATEITISAENNGKLLHFEIEEGTTLKKGDFIGYIDTISLALKKQQLLISKEIVYSKSKGVLSQINVLNAELKTAKISKNRIENLLKENAATKQQLDAIDGKIDVLNQQIRSIEIQNAPIVNELKNLDIQLEQIQDQLKKSNIINPVTGTVLVKYAEPNELVSFGKPLYKIADLNTMQLRVYVNETQLSNIKIGQEVTIKIDEGDTMKNYTGTISWIASEAEFTPKIIQTKEERVALVYAVKINVVNDGSLKIGMPAEMWISE, encoded by the coding sequence ATGAATAATTACAAAATACTACTCTTAATTTTAGCCGTAACAAGCAGCTTACTCTCTTGCAATAATAACGAGAGAGCAGATGGTTACGGTAATTTTGAAGCTACAGAAATTACAATTTCAGCTGAAAATAATGGAAAATTATTACACTTTGAAATTGAAGAAGGCACAACTCTAAAAAAAGGAGATTTTATTGGTTATATAGATACCATATCTTTAGCTTTAAAAAAACAACAATTACTTATTTCTAAAGAAATTGTTTATTCAAAATCCAAAGGAGTTCTATCTCAAATAAACGTGTTAAATGCCGAATTAAAAACTGCTAAAATCTCAAAAAACAGAATCGAAAATCTACTTAAAGAAAATGCCGCAACAAAACAACAATTAGATGCCATAGATGGTAAAATTGATGTTTTAAACCAACAAATAAGAAGTATTGAAATCCAAAATGCACCTATAGTTAACGAATTAAAAAATTTAGATATTCAATTAGAACAAATCCAAGATCAACTTAAAAAAAGTAACATTATAAATCCTGTTACAGGAACTGTTTTAGTAAAATATGCAGAACCAAACGAACTAGTTTCTTTTGGAAAACCACTTTATAAAATTGCAGATTTAAACACTATGCAATTACGAGTTTATGTTAATGAAACTCAATTATCAAACATTAAAATAGGACAAGAAGTAACCATAAAAATTGATGAAGGAGACACCATGAAAAATTATACAGGAACAATTTCATGGATTGCTTCTGAAGCAGAATTCACACCAAAAATAATTCAAACAAAAGAAGAACGCGTAGCATTGGTATATGCAGTAAAAATTAATGTTGTAAACGATGGAAGCTTAAAAATAGGAATGCCTGCAGAAATGTGGATTTCAGAATAA
- a CDS encoding ABC transporter permease, with protein sequence MKTILYIIQKEFKQIFRNKGMLPIIFIMPIMQLLILANAATFDIKNIKFGYIDNDRTSTSRELIEKFNASTYFNVLTDFPSEKLASSEMLNGKVDVVLEIPQYFERDLQAEKYNSLGVTINAIDGAAAGVENVYVSQIIQRFNQKIKVELSHISDTQIKPVYIETIPLFWYNKTLNYKTFMVPGILVLLVTMIILFLSGMNIVREKEIGTLEQINVTPIKKSQFIIGKLFPFWIIGLGLLSVGLIITKLVFNVPMVGSLALMYLYTSVYILVILGIGLFISNFTDTQQQAMFISWFFMVIFILMSGLFTPIESMPKWAQVITEFNPIRYFVEIMRMVMLKGSGLNDILPQLIKTTIYAVIMNGLAVWSYKKTN encoded by the coding sequence ATGAAAACAATACTATACATAATACAAAAGGAATTCAAACAAATCTTTAGAAATAAAGGAATGCTTCCTATTATTTTTATTATGCCTATAATGCAGCTTTTAATATTAGCAAATGCAGCTACTTTTGATATTAAAAATATTAAGTTTGGATATATTGATAATGATCGCACATCAACCTCAAGAGAATTAATTGAAAAATTTAATGCTTCAACATATTTTAATGTACTAACAGATTTTCCTTCAGAAAAATTAGCTAGTTCAGAAATGTTAAACGGAAAAGTAGATGTTGTTTTAGAAATTCCACAATATTTTGAACGCGACTTACAAGCAGAAAAATACAATAGTTTAGGTGTAACCATTAATGCAATTGATGGTGCAGCAGCAGGAGTAGAAAATGTTTATGTTTCTCAAATTATACAACGTTTTAATCAAAAAATAAAAGTGGAGTTATCTCATATTTCAGACACACAAATTAAACCCGTATACATTGAGACCATTCCCCTATTTTGGTACAACAAAACCCTAAACTATAAAACGTTTATGGTACCAGGAATATTGGTTTTACTTGTAACTATGATTATTTTATTTTTATCTGGAATGAACATTGTAAGAGAAAAAGAAATTGGAACATTAGAGCAAATAAATGTTACACCAATAAAGAAAAGTCAATTTATAATAGGTAAACTTTTCCCATTTTGGATAATAGGATTAGGTCTATTATCCGTTGGATTAATTATAACAAAACTTGTATTTAATGTTCCAATGGTTGGTAGCTTAGCACTTATGTATTTATACACTTCCGTTTATATTTTAGTAATTTTAGGTATTGGCCTATTTATTTCAAATTTTACAGACACACAGCAACAAGCTATGTTTATCTCTTGGTTTTTTATGGTTATTTTTATTCTAATGAGTGGTTTATTTACACCTATAGAAAGTATGCCTAAATGGGCTCAAGTAATAACAGAATTTAATCCAATAAGATACTTTGTAGAAATTATGCGAATGGTAATGTTAAAAGGATCTGGACTTAACGACATACTTCCTCAACTAATAAAAACAACTATTTACGCAGTTATTATGAATGGTTTGGCTGTTTGGAGCTATAAAAAAACAAATTAA
- a CDS encoding ABC transporter ATP-binding protein, with the protein MSISVKNISKSYKKVNALQNITFNIKEGELFGLIGPDGAGKTTLFRILTTLLIPNQGKATVANFDILKDYKKIRNNVGYMPGRFSLYQDLTVEENLEFFATIFGTTIQQNYDLIKDIYIQIEPFKTRRAGKLSGGMKQKLALCCALIHKPKVLFLDEPTTGVDPVSRKEFWEMLKRLQTKGITILVSTPYMDEAALCDRIALIQDGKILEIDTPKAIVKHYPNPIYNIRSNNMYQLINSLNEYKYKHSVYPFGEFVHYTDSRTDFNPKEIKTYLESKNFYNIEIEETQPTIEDTFMELAK; encoded by the coding sequence ATGAGTATTTCTGTAAAAAATATTAGCAAATCGTACAAAAAAGTAAATGCTTTACAAAACATTACTTTCAATATAAAAGAAGGTGAATTATTTGGACTAATTGGACCAGATGGAGCAGGCAAAACAACCTTATTCAGAATTTTAACCACACTTTTAATTCCAAATCAAGGAAAAGCTACAGTCGCCAATTTTGACATTCTTAAAGATTACAAAAAAATCAGAAATAATGTAGGATATATGCCTGGACGGTTTTCGCTGTATCAAGATTTAACTGTTGAAGAAAATTTAGAATTTTTCGCTACAATTTTTGGAACTACCATTCAGCAAAATTACGATTTAATAAAAGATATTTACATTCAAATTGAACCTTTTAAAACCCGAAGAGCAGGAAAACTATCTGGCGGAATGAAACAAAAATTAGCGCTTTGTTGCGCTTTAATTCATAAACCTAAAGTACTATTTTTAGATGAACCAACCACTGGTGTTGATCCTGTTTCACGAAAAGAATTTTGGGAAATGTTAAAACGTTTACAAACTAAGGGAATTACCATTTTAGTTTCTACACCTTATATGGATGAGGCCGCTTTATGCGATAGAATTGCGCTTATTCAAGACGGAAAAATTCTAGAAATTGACACACCAAAAGCTATTGTAAAACACTATCCAAATCCAATATATAATATTCGTTCCAATAATATGTATCAATTAATAAACAGTTTAAATGAGTATAAATATAAGCACAGTGTCTATCCTTTTGGTGAATTTGTACACTATACAGATAGCAGAACAGATTTTAACCCAAAAGAGATAAAAACATATTTAGAATCTAAAAACTTTTATAATATAGAAATTGAAGAAACACAACCAACCATAGAAGATACTTTTATGGAATTGGCAAAGTAA
- a CDS encoding ABC transporter ATP-binding protein, producing MKQENVIHVENLTKKFGDFTAVNNITFEVKKGEIFGFLGANGAGKTTAMKMLIGISTPTSGAANVAGFNVFTNAEAIKKNIGYMSQKFALYDDLTVKENITFFGGIYGLNRKQINEKRCQLVEELGLQNITNKLVGSLPLGWKQKISFSVALLHNPKIVFLDEPTGGVDPITRRQFWEMIYKAAHQGTTIFVTTHYMDEAEYCDRVSIMVNGKIEALDTPKKLKEQFNVNNMNDVFLKLAR from the coding sequence ATGAAACAAGAAAATGTAATACACGTTGAAAACCTTACCAAAAAATTTGGAGATTTTACGGCTGTAAATAACATTACTTTCGAAGTTAAAAAAGGTGAAATATTTGGTTTTTTAGGAGCCAATGGAGCAGGAAAAACCACCGCAATGAAAATGTTGATTGGAATCTCCACACCAACATCTGGAGCAGCAAATGTAGCCGGTTTTAATGTGTTTACAAATGCCGAAGCAATTAAAAAAAATATTGGCTATATGAGTCAGAAATTTGCTTTGTATGATGATTTAACTGTAAAAGAAAATATTACATTTTTTGGAGGTATTTATGGCTTAAATCGTAAACAAATAAATGAAAAAAGATGCCAGTTAGTTGAAGAATTAGGCTTGCAAAACATTACAAACAAACTTGTAGGCTCGTTACCACTAGGTTGGAAACAAAAAATATCTTTTTCGGTAGCTCTTTTACACAATCCAAAAATTGTGTTTTTAGATGAACCAACTGGTGGTGTAGATCCAATTACTAGACGTCAATTTTGGGAAATGATTTATAAAGCGGCTCACCAAGGCACTACCATTTTTGTAACAACGCATTATATGGACGAGGCGGAATATTGCGATAGAGTATCTATAATGGTAAACGGTAAAATTGAAGCTTTAGATACACCTAAAAAATTAAAAGAACAATTTAATGTAAATAATATGAATGATGTGTTTTTAAAATTAGCAAGGTAA
- a CDS encoding TetR/AcrR family transcriptional regulator translates to MKKEKDTTTEATILNAAKVIFERKGMDGARMQEIADEAGINKALLHYYYRSKQLLFEAVFKNAFLMLAPQLNKILNSNDSLNDKIKGFTKNYISFIIKHPYLPNFIINELNRSPEFVQKFISEKHFPNIQKFKQQVTENVNDGKIRPIKAEQLFINIMALNIFPFVAAPLLKGFLSIDNNDDYRQLMEERTTEVSNFIINALKV, encoded by the coding sequence ATGAAAAAAGAAAAAGATACAACCACAGAAGCTACAATTTTAAATGCTGCAAAAGTAATTTTTGAACGTAAAGGAATGGATGGTGCACGTATGCAAGAAATTGCCGATGAAGCTGGCATAAACAAAGCCTTGCTGCATTATTACTATAGAAGTAAACAATTGCTTTTTGAAGCCGTTTTTAAAAATGCTTTTTTAATGCTAGCGCCACAATTAAATAAAATTTTAAATAGCAATGATAGTTTAAATGATAAAATAAAAGGATTTACAAAAAATTACATTTCATTTATAATTAAGCATCCTTATTTACCTAATTTTATAATAAATGAATTAAATAGAAGTCCGGAATTTGTTCAAAAATTTATTTCAGAAAAACATTTTCCTAATATTCAAAAATTCAAACAACAGGTTACAGAAAATGTAAATGATGGAAAAATAAGACCTATTAAAGCCGAACAACTTTTTATAAATATTATGGCATTAAATATTTTCCCATTTGTTGCAGCTCCTCTACTAAAAGGCTTTTTATCAATAGACAATAACGATGACTATAGGCAACTTATGGAAGAACGAACTACCGAAGTTTCTAATTTTATAATTAATGCTTTAAAAGTTTAA
- a CDS encoding aminotransferase class V-fold PLP-dependent enzyme, protein MIDIDKIRADFPILKETVNGKPLVYLDNAATTQKPQVVIDSIVNYYTTINSNIHRGVHTLSQKATDAYEQARIKLQQHFNAKKSYEIILTSGTTHSINIVATGFTSLLNKGDEIIVSALEHHSNIVPWQMLCERTGAILKVIPMNLDGDLVLSEYDKLLSDKTKLVFVNHVSNALGTINPIEEIIKKAHNVGAAVLIDGAQSCPHIKPDVQTLDVDFYVASAHKLCGPTGVGILYGKEEWLNKLPPYQGGGEMIKQVTFEKTTYADLPHKFEAGTPNIAGGIAFGTAIDYMNNIGFDNITAYEDKLLKYATKKLLEIEGLKIYGTSKHKTAVISFNIGNIHPYDIGSIIDKLGIAVRTGHHCAQPIMDFYKIPGTVRASFSFYNTFEEVDMLCDALLKAKMMLS, encoded by the coding sequence ATGATAGATATTGATAAAATTAGAGCTGATTTTCCTATTCTAAAAGAAACAGTAAATGGAAAACCATTAGTTTATTTAGACAATGCCGCAACTACTCAAAAACCACAAGTTGTAATAGATTCCATTGTAAATTATTATACCACTATAAATTCAAATATTCATAGAGGTGTTCATACTTTAAGTCAAAAAGCAACAGATGCATATGAACAAGCTCGTATAAAATTACAACAGCACTTTAATGCAAAAAAAAGTTACGAAATTATACTTACTTCCGGTACAACACACAGTATCAATATTGTTGCTACGGGTTTTACTTCATTATTAAATAAAGGTGATGAAATTATAGTTTCTGCCTTAGAGCATCATTCAAATATAGTTCCTTGGCAAATGTTATGTGAACGTACTGGAGCTATTTTAAAAGTAATTCCAATGAATTTAGATGGTGATTTAGTACTTTCTGAATACGACAAATTACTTTCAGATAAAACAAAACTAGTTTTTGTAAATCACGTTTCAAATGCATTAGGTACCATAAATCCTATTGAAGAAATTATTAAAAAAGCACACAACGTAGGTGCAGCCGTTTTAATTGATGGTGCACAAAGTTGCCCACATATAAAACCAGATGTACAAACCTTAGATGTTGATTTTTATGTAGCATCTGCACACAAATTATGTGGCCCAACAGGCGTTGGAATTTTATACGGAAAAGAGGAGTGGCTAAACAAATTACCGCCATACCAAGGTGGTGGTGAAATGATAAAACAGGTGACTTTTGAAAAGACTACTTATGCCGATTTACCTCATAAATTTGAAGCCGGAACTCCAAATATTGCTGGCGGAATAGCCTTTGGAACTGCTATTGATTATATGAACAATATTGGCTTTGATAATATTACCGCATATGAAGATAAATTATTAAAGTATGCAACCAAAAAACTACTTGAAATTGAAGGTTTAAAAATTTATGGAACTTCAAAACATAAAACTGCCGTAATTTCATTTAATATTGGAAACATTCATCCGTATGATATTGGTTCAATTATAGATAAATTAGGAATTGCAGTAAGAACAGGACACCATTGCGCACAGCCAATTATGGACTTTTATAAAATTCCTGGCACCGTAAGAGCATCGTTCTCTTTTTACAATACTTTTGAAGAAGTAGATATGCTATGTGATGCTTTATTAAAGGCTAAAATGATGTTATCGTAA
- a CDS encoding TolC family protein: protein MKKTLFLLILFFSQILFSQEKLNLETCYSLLNKNYPLAKQLDIFTKQNNIDLATISTNKLPKLELGAQSTYQSDVTKMPISIPNITVEPPNKDQYKATLSINQLIYNGGKIDATKKVSEATLKEQKKNIEVSLYQLKNSVNAYYFSILLFNEKIELLHAKKKLLESKLTEVKAGIKFGALLPSSDSVIEVELLKIKQQLEEINLNKNSLITSLSQLIGTSISTTTAFENPTISTDFNSELKRPELTLFQLQKEKIESSEKLLSKQNAPNLIGFATGGYGNPGLNMLDNSFQTYYQVGIKLNWTVFDWNATKKQQESLLINKEIVDNKKQVFELNTNIQLQQKQTDINKLSSLINSDKEIIELRKQVVDAAASQLKNGVITSSAFITEVTNLFEAENSLRTHKIEMLLEKANYNILKGN, encoded by the coding sequence ATGAAAAAAACACTTTTTTTACTCATCCTATTCTTTTCTCAAATACTATTTTCTCAAGAAAAATTAAACTTAGAAACCTGTTATTCTCTATTGAATAAAAATTATCCTTTAGCAAAACAATTAGATATTTTTACTAAACAAAACAACATAGATTTAGCAACTATTTCAACCAATAAATTACCTAAGTTGGAGTTGGGCGCACAATCAACCTACCAGTCTGATGTTACAAAAATGCCGATTTCAATTCCAAATATCACAGTTGAACCACCAAATAAAGACCAATACAAAGCAACACTTTCAATTAATCAACTTATTTATAACGGAGGCAAAATAGATGCTACAAAAAAAGTGAGTGAAGCTACTTTAAAAGAACAAAAAAAAAATATTGAAGTAAGTTTATACCAACTAAAAAACAGTGTAAATGCATACTATTTTTCTATATTACTTTTTAATGAAAAAATTGAATTATTACACGCTAAAAAAAAGCTTTTAGAGAGCAAATTAACAGAGGTTAAAGCAGGAATTAAATTTGGAGCATTATTACCAAGTTCAGACAGTGTTATAGAAGTAGAACTATTAAAAATTAAACAACAATTAGAAGAAATTAATTTAAATAAAAACAGCTTAATTACTTCTTTATCGCAGCTTATTGGCACTTCAATTTCAACAACAACAGCATTTGAAAACCCAACTATTTCAACAGATTTTAATTCCGAATTAAAAAGACCTGAATTAACACTATTTCAACTTCAAAAAGAAAAAATTGAGTCTTCAGAAAAGCTTCTTTCAAAACAAAACGCACCCAATTTAATAGGTTTTGCTACAGGAGGTTATGGAAATCCTGGTTTAAACATGCTAGATAATTCTTTTCAAACTTATTACCAAGTTGGTATTAAATTAAATTGGACAGTTTTTGATTGGAATGCAACAAAAAAACAACAAGAATCTTTATTAATAAACAAAGAAATTGTTGATAATAAAAAACAAGTTTTTGAATTAAACACAAACATCCAATTACAACAAAAACAAACAGACATTAACAAGCTTTCTAGCCTTATAAATTCAGACAAAGAAATTATTGAATTACGAAAACAGGTAGTAGATGCTGCGGCATCTCAACTAAAAAATGGCGTTATAACTTCATCTGCATTTATTACAGAAGTAACCAATCTATTTGAAGCCGAAAACAGCTTACGCACACATAAAATTGAAATGCTTTTAGAAAAAGCAAACTACAACATTTTAAAAGGAAATTAA
- a CDS encoding metal-dependent hydrolase: MDSLTQIVLGAAVGEAVLGKKVGNKAMLYGAIAGTIPDLDIISSYFTDTVTAISIHRGFTHSIVFAVLFAFIFGWIVSKYEMYKNFKGWFWLFFWAFFTHSILDAHTTWGTQVFWPIDFRLALKTVFVIDPLYTVPFLVFLILAMFQKRLAKKRRFYNNIGLIISSSYLVLTFLLKWIAFNQFESALDKQDINYIQLDTRPSLLNTILWSANVETEDSYLLANYSFFDSKPINFESYPKNHHLLGNLVENNKVKRMISISKGWYIISQDKGNLYFNDLRFGLLSLEPASQNFVFKYKIAVDNLGGLTFIEEPKDRRDGKKLLSDLWVRLKGN; encoded by the coding sequence ATGGATTCATTAACTCAAATAGTATTAGGAGCTGCCGTTGGAGAGGCTGTTTTAGGTAAAAAAGTTGGAAATAAAGCAATGCTTTATGGTGCAATTGCTGGTACTATTCCTGATTTAGATATAATTTCTTCGTATTTTACAGATACTGTAACTGCAATTTCTATACATCGCGGATTTACACATTCTATTGTGTTTGCAGTGCTTTTTGCTTTTATTTTTGGTTGGATTGTTTCCAAATATGAGATGTATAAAAATTTTAAAGGTTGGTTTTGGTTATTTTTCTGGGCATTTTTTACACATTCCATTTTAGATGCACACACCACTTGGGGTACACAGGTGTTTTGGCCTATTGATTTTAGATTAGCTTTAAAAACAGTTTTTGTAATCGACCCTTTGTATACAGTACCTTTTTTAGTGTTTTTAATTTTAGCTATGTTTCAAAAACGATTAGCAAAAAAAAGAAGATTCTATAATAATATTGGTTTAATAATAAGTTCATCCTATTTAGTGCTTACATTTTTATTAAAGTGGATAGCTTTTAACCAATTTGAATCTGCATTGGATAAACAAGATATAAATTATATACAATTAGATACACGGCCTTCACTTTTAAATACAATACTTTGGAGTGCTAATGTAGAAACTGAGGACTCATATTTATTAGCCAATTATTCATTTTTTGATTCAAAACCAATCAATTTTGAAAGTTATCCTAAAAATCATCATTTATTAGGAAATCTTGTTGAAAATAACAAAGTAAAACGTATGATTTCAATTTCTAAAGGATGGTATATTATATCTCAAGATAAAGGGAATCTGTATTTCAACGATTTACGTTTTGGACTTTTAAGTTTAGAGCCAGCATCTCAAAATTTTGTTTTTAAATATAAAATAGCAGTTGATAATTTAGGAGGATTAACATTTATAGAGGAACCAAAAGATAGACGTGATGGCAAAAAGTTATTGTCAGATTTGTGGGTTCGTTTAAAGGGAAATTAA
- a CDS encoding ABC transporter permease, with product MKRFIGFIKKEFYHIIRDKRSLFILFGMPIAQIMLFGFAITNEINNVDIAILDHSKDVTTKEIINKISASKYFSIKQMLEKEEDIASVFKKGHVKAVLNFEQNFSENLIKENKANIQIVTDATNPNTANTISNYINAIVIQYQKELNKNSVSNYQINTKTRLVYNPELKSVYMFVPGVMTMILMLVSAMMTSISITREKELGTMEILLVSPLKPFQVIIGKVFPYIFLSIINAIIIILLSIFIFKMPVQGSLFLLGLESVLFIITSLALGILISTISATQQTAMMISLMGLMLPVILLSGFIFPISSMPLPMQVISNIVPAKWFIIIIKGIMLKGVGLQYIWKETLILAGMTVFFIGLSVKKYKIRLE from the coding sequence ATGAAACGTTTTATAGGATTTATAAAAAAAGAATTTTACCATATTATTAGAGATAAACGTTCGTTGTTTATTCTTTTTGGTATGCCAATTGCACAAATAATGTTATTTGGTTTCGCCATTACCAACGAAATCAACAATGTAGATATTGCTATTTTAGACCATTCAAAAGATGTAACAACCAAAGAAATTATTAATAAAATTTCAGCTTCAAAATATTTCAGCATTAAGCAAATGCTAGAAAAAGAAGAAGATATTGCTTCAGTCTTTAAAAAGGGCCACGTTAAAGCAGTTTTAAATTTTGAACAAAACTTTAGTGAGAATTTAATTAAAGAAAATAAAGCTAACATACAAATTGTTACAGATGCTACAAACCCAAACACAGCCAATACAATTAGTAATTATATTAATGCTATTGTAATTCAATATCAAAAAGAATTAAATAAAAATAGTGTCTCTAATTACCAAATAAACACCAAAACACGCTTGGTTTACAATCCAGAATTAAAAAGCGTATATATGTTTGTACCTGGTGTAATGACAATGATTCTTATGCTAGTATCTGCTATGATGACATCTATTTCCATAACCAGAGAAAAAGAATTAGGAACAATGGAAATTCTATTAGTATCACCTCTAAAACCTTTTCAGGTTATTATTGGTAAAGTTTTTCCGTATATTTTTCTATCTATAATTAATGCAATCATTATTATTTTATTAAGCATTTTTATTTTTAAAATGCCTGTTCAAGGAAGTTTATTTTTATTAGGATTAGAAAGCGTGTTATTCATTATAACATCACTAGCATTAGGTATTTTAATTTCAACAATTTCTGCCACACAACAAACCGCTATGATGATTTCTTTAATGGGATTAATGCTCCCTGTTATTTTGTTATCTGGCTTTATTTTTCCTATTTCAAGTATGCCTTTACCAATGCAAGTAATAAGTAATATTGTTCCTGCCAAATGGTTTATAATTATTATAAAAGGCATTATGTTAAAGGGTGTTGGGTTGCAATATATCTGGAAAGAAACGCTGATTTTAGCAGGAATGACTGTTTTTTTTATTGGATTAAGTGTAAAGAAATATAAAATAAGATTAGAATAA